The Deltaproteobacteria bacterium genome segment GTCCCGCCGTAGCGGCCCATGCCCCACTCGATCCACATGAGCGGTATGCCGAGCACGAGGAAGGATATGAAGTATGGTATCATGAAGGCCCCGCCGCCGTTCTCGGCGGCCTGGACCGGGAAGCGCAGGAAGTTGCCCAGCCCGATGGCGTTGCCCGCCATGGCCAGTATGAGTCCTATCCTCGATCCCCACTGCTCGCGTCTTCTCGCTTCGTCGCCCATCTTCTCCGTTCTCACCTCACGGGGGTGTATCGCCCATCTCGCAGTGAAGCTTGTAGGCCTGCTTGAGGAAGTCGCGCCGGTTCTTCAGGGATAGGACCTTCCGGCCGGCGTCGTCTCTGTCTATGGTGACGAGGCCGAGGGCCTCGAGCATTCCGAGGGTCTCCATCACGGCGGTCCGCTCGGCGAGGAAGGCGCCGCAGGCCGCCTTGACGCACCGGTCGTAGAGGAGGGGAGCCGCGCCGTGGGCGTCGAGGAGATCGAGCATGTTGCACAGGCCCAAAAAGAGGTCCGGCGTGCGCGATACCTTGGCCGTCGTGCGCTGGAGCCTCTCGACGAGCGCGCCCAGGACGGTGGAGACGATGCTCGGCGACTTCTTCACGGCGGCGACGAAGGAGTCCTTGTCCACCTCTACCGCCTCGACGAAGTCGAGGGCCGTTGCCGTGGCGGTGCGGCGCTGGTCCTTGAGGAGCACGGCCATCTCGCCGAAGACGGAGACCGGCCTGAGCACCGTGAGCACCACGCGCTTTTCACCGCTGCCCACCGAGATCTCCACGCGCCCCTGCTTGAGTATGTAGGCCGACTCGCCGCGGGAGCCTTCCCTGAAGATCACCTCGTTGCTGTAGAATGTCTTTGTCGGGAAGTCCCGGCTCATGGGGCTCCTCTTTGAGGCCGCCGGCCGACGAGAACGGCCATGGCCGCCGCGAGCTCGTCGGTGTTGGCGGCGCTCACGAGCGGTTCCGCCCCGCCGGCAAGCTCCTTTGCCCGGCCGTGAAGCTGCGCGCACGTGGCCGCGGGGCCGTCGGCGGTCGTCTCTATCTCCTTCCACCCCACCCCGTCCGCCCAGCCCGTGCCCAGGGCCTTCATGCAGGCCTCCTTGACGGCGAAGGCGCGGCTCAAGCAGACGGCCCTGTCCGCGGCGGTCCCGGCCCGCTCCATCTCGACGTCGGTGAAGACCCGGTCGAGGAAGGCCCTCTCACGCGCGAGGCGTCTTATCCTCCCGACGGCCACTATGTCGATGCCCAGGCGAATGGGGGCGGCGCCTTTCAAGGCGGGACACCTCCTTATTGTATCCTCTTGTAGTCGTCCTCGATCCTCACGATGTCGTCCTCGCCGAGATAGTCGCCGCTCTGGACCTCCACCACCTCGAGGGGGCCTGCGCCGCTGTTTTCCAGCCTGTGGAGCTCGCCGCGGGGGATGAAGACACTCTCGTTCGCCTCGAGATCGAGGACCCTGTCGCCGCAGCGCACGCGGGCCGTGCCGCGGACGACTACCCAGTGTTCGCTCCTGCTGCGGTGGTACTGGAGGCTGAGTCTGCAGCCGGGACGCACGCCGATGCGCTTGACCTTGAAGCCTTCACCCTCTTCGAGCACCTTGTACCAGCCCCACGGGCGCTCGACGCGGGGATGTTCGATGTGCTCGCTCATGCCCTTCTTCTTGAGCAGGCCCACCATATCCTTTACCTGCTGGGCCCGTTCGACGGGGCAGACGAGGGTGGAGTCGTCGGTGTCGACGACCACCATGTCCTTGAGGCCGATGGTGGCCACCAGGCGCTCCGATGCGATTATTATGGAGCCGCTGCTGCCGATGTCCACGGCCCGTCCCCTCACGATGTTGCCCGCCTTGTCGGTCTTCA includes the following:
- a CDS encoding cyclic nucleotide-binding domain-containing protein, whose protein sequence is MSRDFPTKTFYSNEVIFREGSRGESAYILKQGRVEISVGSGEKRVVLTVLRPVSVFGEMAVLLKDQRRTATATALDFVEAVEVDKDSFVAAVKKSPSIVSTVLGALVERLQRTTAKVSRTPDLFLGLCNMLDLLDAHGAAPLLYDRCVKAACGAFLAERTAVMETLGMLEALGLVTIDRDDAGRKVLSLKNRRDFLKQAYKLHCEMGDTPP
- a CDS encoding 4'-phosphopantetheinyl transferase superfamily protein, which produces MRRCPALKGAAPIRLGIDIVAVGRIRRLARERAFLDRVFTDVEMERAGTAADRAVCLSRAFAVKEACMKALGTGWADGVGWKEIETTADGPAATCAQLHGRAKELAGGAEPLVSAANTDELAAAMAVLVGRRPQRGAP